The genomic segment TACTTAAACTTACCATCATTCCCAAGTTGTCTGTAGGAATGATAAGCATCACTGGATATCTTCGACTCAGCTTAAATGTTGCGGTAAGCAAAATCTCCTAAAGTTGAAGCTTTAATATCAGATACAATTTCCATTTTCAAATACTTAGGGTGGCCTTCTTCATCAAGAGATATAGCACATATAACTTTAGATTTTTCTGTTCTACGACCACGTTTACCGCCCCAGATGGGATTCCCAAAAAAAGTATCACAGGTTGTTGACAAACACTAGTTTTTCCATTGCAATTTATCTGGATTATTAAAATTAGATAGGCTAAACCTCTAAATTAAGCAACTTTTCTAAAATTATCAGTTATAAAATCAGGTCCATTATTTCTTTTCCAGAGATAAAGGGCTATTTTTCTCATATTTTGGCATGACGAAGAGAGAAGACATTGTTCCCTTACTTTCTCTAGCCATCTCATCCGGCAAAATCTTAAACCATGGAGCTCTTTTGTATCTGCAAAACTTCGCTCAATGGTTTCTTTTCTTTTTTATACAACTTTTTCCCTTTTTCACTGAGACTGCACAAAACTAATTTTGAGCGACATAGAAATTTTTCGTTAAACCATCTTAGTGAGATTTCAGTCGAAATAAGGCTTCATCACAGGATGTGATGAGCTAATCAAGGGTCAGGAGACCCATTGATTAGTGTGCCTTATTTCGACAGAAATCTAACTTTAGATGGTTCGAAAAATTTCTTTTGAAATGAAAAATTAGCTTTTTGCAGTAAAATCAAAATATGAACTCTAATTTTTTGATAATAAGCAGAGAGAGTATATTTCTTATTATACAAAAGACTTCTGAAAGGATAAAGCTGGTTTCCGGTTAGGAGACCAGCTTTATTATTTTTAACGTTTTTGTAACATTGATGTCATCTAGCTCTAACATATGTAAGTTATACTATGACTGTCATTTAAAATTATATACTTAAGGGAGGTTTTAATATATGAGATCGAAAAAAGTTTTGGGGTTGATAGTATTAGTAGTTTTAATATTCGGTGGAATTTTTGTGCTGAAAGGTATTATGTCAGGTGGTGACAAAAATAAGGAAGAAATGCTTTCCGGTCAGTTACAAATCAAAGGTTCTGATACGATCGTAAACTTAGCTCAAATTCTGGCGGAACATTATATGAAAAAAAGACCTGAAGTTGCTGTAGCTGTAACAGGTGGAGGCTCAGGTGTCGGTATTGCAGCATTGATTAATGGTAAGATTGATATTGCTAACGCTTCCCGGGCCATCAAGGATAAAGAGATTAAACAGGCAAAGGAGCGCGATATTGAACCGGTTCCTTTTGTGATTGGTATGGATGGTGTATCCTTTATTGTTAATGAAAATAATCCGGTTAAGGAATTGAGTTTAGAGCAGTTGGGTGCTATCTATCGCGGTGAAATCACTAACTGGAAAGATGTAGGTGGCAAAGACCAGAAGATTGTATTATATGGTCGTCAAAGTAACTCCGGTACCTATGCTTTTGTTCAGGAGTTTGTCTTAAACGGTGATTACTCTCAAAATATGATGAGAATGAACGGTAATGCCCAAATTGTTGAGGCAGTTAAAGCAGACGAAGCCGGTATTGGTTATGTTGGTGTAGGTTATATAAAAGATGAGAATGGCAATAAAATTCCTGGTTTGAATATATTGTCTGTGAAGAAAGATGAAAATTCTCCAGCATATAATCCGCTTGATACTGAGGCAGTTAAAGCAGGTAATTATCCTATAGTACGTCCATTATATGAATATACCAATGGTACTCCCCAGGGTATTGTAAGAGATTGGATTGAGTTTGTGTTGAGTGAAGAGGGCCAAAAGATTGTTGAATCTGAAGGGTTCTTCGGTGTGCCAGTAAATTACGCAGTGCAAAATGAAAAAAATCTGAAATAAGGCTTTCTAATTACCTTATGATTAGCTCATTACCTCCTGTGATGAGGCCTTATTTCGTCGGAAATCTCGCTAAGATGATTTGGCGAAAAATTTCTATGTCGCTCAAAATTAGCTTT from the Anoxybacter fermentans genome contains:
- a CDS encoding phosphate ABC transporter substrate-binding protein; translated protein: MRSKKVLGLIVLVVLIFGGIFVLKGIMSGGDKNKEEMLSGQLQIKGSDTIVNLAQILAEHYMKKRPEVAVAVTGGGSGVGIAALINGKIDIANASRAIKDKEIKQAKERDIEPVPFVIGMDGVSFIVNENNPVKELSLEQLGAIYRGEITNWKDVGGKDQKIVLYGRQSNSGTYAFVQEFVLNGDYSQNMMRMNGNAQIVEAVKADEAGIGYVGVGYIKDENGNKIPGLNILSVKKDENSPAYNPLDTEAVKAGNYPIVRPLYEYTNGTPQGIVRDWIEFVLSEEGQKIVESEGFFGVPVNYAVQNEKNLK